A genomic stretch from Numida meleagris isolate 19003 breed g44 Domestic line chromosome 2, NumMel1.0, whole genome shotgun sequence includes:
- the SERPINB1 gene encoding leukocyte elastase inhibitor, whose product MESLSNANGRFAIDLFRRVNETNPSGNVFFSPLSISAALAMVLLGSRGNTEAQVLKTFHFDEVQNIHSRFRALTADINRRDSSCLLRIANRLFGEKSYSFLPDFLTNTQKLYGADLAAVDFLQAYGEARKEINQWVEEKTEGKIPDLLSEGSVNSMTKLVLVNAIYFKGNWAEKFEEANTADTPFRLNKNERKTVKMMYQKKKFRFGYISDMNTRVLELPYDEREFSMIILLPDDIEDDSTGLQKLEKQLTFEKLQEWTCPEHLYSTDVHVHLPKFVLEESYDLKSDLAAMGLLDIFDSAKADLSGMSGAHDLFLSKIVHKAFVEVNEEGTEAAAATAGIAMLCMAIEENFNADHPFLFFIRHNPTQSILFFGRYASP is encoded by the exons aTGGAGAGCCTGAGCAACGCCAACGGCAGGTTCGCAATTGATCTCTTCAGAAGGGTTAATGAGACCAACCcatcaggaaatgttttcttctctcctctcagtatttctgctgctctggccATGGTCCTTCTCGGGTCCAGAGGTAATACGGAGGCACAGGTCCTGAAG acattTCATTTCGATGAAGTTCAAAATATTCACTCAAGATTCCGGGCTCTGACCGCagatataaacaggagggattCTTCCTGTCTCCTACGGATTGCCAATCGGCTTTTTGGAGAGAAGTCCTACAGCTTTCTGCCG GACTTCCTGACTAACACTCAGAAGTTATATGGAGCTGATTTGGCTgcagttgattttcttcaggCTTATGGTGAAGCCCGGAAAGAAATTAACCAGTGGGTAGAGGAGAAAACTGAAG GTAAAATCCCTGATCTGCTGTCTGAAGGCTCAGTTAATAGCATGACCAAGCTGGTACTGGTAAACGCTATTTATTTCAAAGGGAACTGGGCAGAGAAATTTGAGGAAGCCAACACTGCTGACACGCCATTTCGGTTGAATAAG aatgaaagaaagacagtgaaaatgatgtatcagaaaaagaaatttcgTTTTGGGTACATTTCTGACATGAATACCCGCGTTTTGGAGCTGCCTTATGATGAAAGAGAATTTAGCATGATCATCCTATTGCCTGATGATATTGAAGATGACTCCACTGGACTGCAGAAG ctggaaaagcagctcaCCTTTGAGAAGCTCCAGGAGTGGACGTGTCCAGAGCATCTCTATTCCACTGATGTCCATGTACATTTGCCAAAATTTGTACTAGAAGAAAGCTATGACCTTAAATCAGATTTAGCAGCTATGGGCTTGTTGGACATATTTGACAGTGCCAAGGCTGATTTGTCAGGAATGTCAGGGGCACATGACCTTTTCCTCTCTAAAATTGTCCACAAGGCTTTTGTGGAAGTGAATGAGGAAGGCACAGAAGCCGCAGCTGCTACTGCTGGCATTGCAATGCTTTGCATGGCTATAGAAGAGAATTTCAATGCTGAccatcctttccttttctttattcgCCACAACCCAACACAAAGCATACTTTTCTTTGGCAGATATGCTTCTCCTTGA
- the LOC110393438 gene encoding serpin B6-like, with amino-acid sequence MDSLSTANTTFAVDLLRELREKSSTKNLFFSPFSISSALSMILLGSKGNTEAQIAKVLSLNKAEDAHNGYQSLLSEINDPDTKYILRTANRLYGEKTFEFLSSFIESSQKFYHAGLEQTDFKNASEDSRKQINGWVEEKTEGKIQKLLAEGIINSMTKLVLVNAIYFKGNWKEKFDKESTKEMPFKINKNETKPVQMMFRKGKYNMTYIGELETKVLEIPYVGNELSMIILLPDAIQDGSTGLEKLERELTYEKLMDWINPEMMDSTEVRVSLPRFKLEENYDLKPILSKMGMPDAFDLRMADFSGISSGNELVLSEVVHKSFVEVNEEGTEAAAATAGVMMLRCAMIVADFTADHPFLFFIRHNKTSSILFCGRFCSP; translated from the exons ATGGATAGCCTCAGTACAGCAAATACCACTTTTGCTGTCGACCTCTTAAGAGAGCTGCGTGAGAAGAGCAGCACAAAGAATCtattcttttctccatttagtatttcttctgctttgtctaTGATTTTGCTGGGTTCGAAAGGTAACACTGAAGCCCAAATAGCAAAG GTGCTTTCTTTGAACAAAGCTGAGGATGCTCACAATGGGTATCAatctcttctctctgaaatTAACGACCCTGACACCAAGTACATCCTCAGAACCGCTAACCGGCTTTATGGAGAAAAGACATTTGAGTTTCTCTCA TCATTTATAGAATCGAGTCAGAAATTCTACCATGCTGGGTTAGAACAGACTGACTTCAAAAATGCTTCGGAGGattccagaaagcaaataaatggcTGGgtggaagagaagactgaag GTAAAATTCAAAAATTGTTGGCAGAGGGAATTATTAACTCAATGACCAAACTTGTGTTGGTGAATGCCATCTATTTCAAAGGCAACTGGAAAGAGAAGTTTGACAAAGAGAGCACAAAAGAAATGCCATTTAAAATTAACAAG aatgagACCAAACCTGTGCAGATGATGTTCAGAAAAGGTAAATATAACATGACCTATATTGGAGAGTTGGAGACCAAAGTCCTTGAGATCCCTTACGTTGGTAATGAGCTCAGTATGATCATTCTGCTCCCCGATGCAATCCAGGATGGATCTACCGGCTTGGAAAAG CTGGAAAGAGAACTTACATATGAGAAGCTGATGGATTGGATTAATCCTGAAATGATGGACAGTACAGAGGTGAGAGTATCTTTACCCagatttaaactggaagaaaattatgATCTGAAACCCATCCTGAGCAAGATGGGAATGCCTGACGCATTCGACTTACGGATGGCGGACTTCTCGGGAATCTCCTCTGGGAACGAGCTAGTGCTCTCTGAAGTGGTTCACAAGTCCTTCGTGGAAGTCAATGAAGAGGgcactgaagcagcagctgccacagcaGGAGTGATGATGCTACGCTGTGCTATGATCGTTGCCGACTTCACTGCCGATCatcccttcctcttcttcatccgGCACAACAAAACTTCCAGTATTTTGTTCTGTGGCAGATTTTGCTCTCCctaa